DNA from Prevotella melaninogenica:
GGGCATAATACCCCTAATTTATAACGACACAAAATTAAGAAATAAAATCGAATTATACCTATATAATAGAAAGAAAAGTTCCTCTCTTAATTTCCCTTTTCTCTTAGTTTAGTAGCCAAGTGATGCCCAATCCAATGTTACTATATCGTGAGAACTCGTTGAAAGATATGTCGTAGTAAGTGTTTAGGTGCAGTCGTGGTGAAACCTTATAATCCATTCCGACTTCACTCATAAAGTTGAAGTGGCTGTCATGTCCTGGTTTTGCCCAGTCGTCCTGTCGCTTTGAGTTGTATCGGTTATAGCTTTCTACGAAGAAGCTCCACTTGTCAGTAGGCTGATAAGTGAGGTTAGCACCAAAGAAAAGGTCAGGACTTTCTGTATCTCCATCCCATTCACCTCCCAAGTCATAACCCAATGTAAACTTACTACTCAATTCGTTTTCGAATAAGAGGTGAGCTTGAATACCTACATGTTTGGGAAGGTAGTGTGCATTACTACCACCAGGAATGAGTATTGTACCCATAAAGGAAACCTTTGGAATCACCTTTCCACCCTCATAAACCTTGATTTTCGTACCAATAGCGGCATTCGCAATACCCCCAAAATTCCCTTCAGGCGTATGGGTTATACATTCATCAATCTGTAGTCTTACCTCCGCTTGTGGAGTCAGTCCAAGACGAAACAAAGATGTGTTGATAGTGAAAGTACGTGCGTGTCCACCGTTTCTTCTGTCCCATTCAAGTACGATACCAGTTTCCCAATCAATCTTTCCTGGTTTCATGATGTCGACACCAGTCGTAGCACCAGGGGCATCTGGAGAGAAATCTTCAGTGTCTTGTGCCATTGAATTTGCAGAGACGAACGTAAGGAGAGATAAACATAAAGTTCTCCTTAAACCACTTCTAAGATAGGCTATCATAGTCTTCTTTCTTTCTAATAATGTTGTTGTTTGTTTTAATGTGGATTACAGTCCCCTATTCGTAATCTTATCTTTTTACCCTCATCTTTCTATAGGGGAATGTTATATCAGCTACAAAGATACGCATTAATCGTTTGAAAATGCGTATTTTATGGTTAAAGTCTTCCTTATCTGTGAAAACCAATGGCGTTTTGCTATCTTTTTTACGACTGATAGCTACTCATTCCACCCCCTTTCTATTGTCGTACTGATACTCCGCACATGATGTGCTAACGCTCCGCACATATTGTGCTAACGCCTCGCACGTGTGGTGCGGAGGCTCCGCACCCTATAAAGAGAGGCTCGTGTCGATGGATGAAATTCAACTTGTAAAAAGCAGTTGATGCTTCATAGTTATACAGGTTGGCATTCTTTGTTTATAAAGATAATATGTACCTTTGCATGTTCGGAGATAATAATCAGCATATGAAGCTAAATAATACGATAGAAGAAGGAAACGAAGAACGTACAGCCTTGGGCATTCTGCTCACGATAAGTTTTTGTCATCTGTTAGATGACACAATGCATTCGATGCTCCCAGCAATTTACCCGATGTTGAAAGATGAGTTTGGATTATCCTTCTTTCAAGTTGGAATCATAACGTTAGTACTACAGCTAACCTCTTCCATCATCCAACCCTTCGTCGGACTCTATGCCGATAAGCATCATGGTTGGTGGCAATTGCCTGTGAGTATGGTGTTCACGCTTATAGGAATCTTTATGCTTTCGTATGCCGATAGTTTCCTTGTCATCTTATTATCTGTATCATTGTTCGGCTTAGGCTCTTCTATATTCCATCCGCAAGGTTCGCAAGTGGCACAGCAAGCCTCTGGTGGACGCAATGGTTTAGCACAGAGTATTTTCCAGGTAGGAGGCAATGGTGGCTTTGCAGCAGGACCATTGTTTGCAGCCCTGATAGTGATACCAGTCGGCTTGAGTGGTGTACGCTGGTTTGCGTTTATAGCCCTTCTTTTAGCCGTTATACTGATTTATATAGGAAAATGGCATGTAAAACAATTAAAGGTCGTTCGTAAACGGAGTAGGGCAAGATGGACAACAGCAAAGGCATATACACGTAATCAGATTTATGGATTTGTATTTATCCTTTTCGTGTTGATGTTCTCCAAGAACTTTTATACAGAGAGTATGGTCAGCTATTTCACCTTCTTTCTGATAGAGAAGTTCGGGGTATCTATTCAAACTTCCCAATTCTGCCTGTTTGTTTTCTTAGCAGCAGAAGTTGTCGGAACCCTTCTTGGAGGCTGGATAGGCGACCGCTACGGGCGTAAATACGTGATATGGTTCTCTATCTTTGGGGCAGCACCATTCACAATCATGCTCCCTTATGTGGGTAGTCTTGCTGGAACAATTATCTTATCAGCCATCATTGGGCTCATTATAGCATCAGCCTTTTCTGCAATATTGGTTTATGCAACCGACCTCATGCCTAATCATATCGGTACGATAGCCGGTATCTTCTATGGACTTTCATTTGGTCTTGGCGGTCTTGGAAGTACCTTCTTTGGATGGTTAGCCGACCAGACGAGTATTCTCTTTGTCTTTAAAGTAAGTACATTACTCCCATTATTAGGTATTATAGCCGTCTATTTGCCAAAGATGAAGCGTGAGTAAGCTACATGTTTGATTATAGTCTTGTCATTAATAAATTTATTTTCTGCGTAATGGAGGACTATATTAGGCAATGAAAAAAGGCAAAGAGCAGTTTGGAAAGACTATAGTTAGAGGTTCATCCTTTAGCTAAAGAAATCCCTATTCTTTGCTTTTTGCTATCAGTTAATAGATGAAATTCATTTTAATTCCTTATCTTTGCAAATAGAATCCCTTTTCCTTAGAAAGGGAAGCAATCATATTACTATTTAATCCTTGGCTTGTTTAATACGAAAGTATATGGGCAGGGCGGATACCAAATATTAAAAACCTACATGAAACAAAAGAAACTTTTAGTGACCTTCGCTTTGGGCATGTGTGCCCTTACGGCAGCTCATGCACAGGATAATGACTTCGATTTAGGCAGTCAGCGTTCGGAAGTGCAGTTAGTTAATCCTGTTCCTGGTAAGAAGATTGACCATCAGGGACTCGTTATTAATCCTACACCACGTTACGTGAAACTGACAGGTGAGGGAACAGTAGACATCAGTGGTGGTGTTAAACTTGACCAACCGCAGCCTGCTCGTAAGCAGAGTTGGGACTATTGGACTGACCTTAACTTCCTTTCTCGTGCTGATAAGGGTCTTCCAATGAAGATACAATTAGTGAAGATACCTGTGCTTTTGAAAGATGGAGAGCAGAGTGGGGCCGATGTAGACGGTGCTTACACACTAAGAATCACCAAGAAAGGAATCACACTTCTGGCTGATTATGACTTAGGAGTATTCTATGGTATACAGACTTTGCGCCAAATTATGGAGAACCCATCCGTAGAAGGCGGTAAGAAACTACCTTGTTTGGAAATCAATGATGCACCAGTATTTGCCTATCGTGGTGTTGTGGAGGGTTTCTATGGTACACCATGGTCGCACGCAGTACGCCTTTCATTGATTGACTTCTATGGTAAGTACAAGATGAATACTTATATCTATGGACCAAAGGATGACCCTTATCACAGTTCTCCTAACTGGCGTCTGCCTTATCCAGAGAATGAGATGAAGGACATCAAGGAACTTGTTGCAGCCTGCAAGAAGAACCGTGTAGACTTCGTTTGGGCTATTCATCCAGGTAAGGATATCAAGTGGAACGAGGAAGACTATCAGAATCTTATGCACAAACTTGACCTCATGTATCAAGCTGGTGTGAAGTCATTTGCTATCTTCTTTGATGATATCTCAGGCGAGGGAACCAACCCTAACCGACAAGTTGAGCTGTTGAATCGTTTGACAAAGGAGTTTGTAAAGGCAAAGGGTGACGTTGCTCCGCTGATTATTTGTCCTACAGACTATTCTAAGTTGTGGGCAAAGGCAGACGAGAACGGGCCATTGAGCATCTATGGTAAGACCCTCGACCCATCTGTACGTGTGTTCTGGACAGGCGATGTTGTTTGTAGCGATGTGACAAAGAGTACACTCGATTGGGTGGATAGTCGCATCAAGCGTCCTGCTTTCTTCTGGTGGAACTATGCTGTAACGGACTATGTACGCAATATTGTATTGCAGGGTCCGGTTTATGGATTGGAGACATCGCTCACCGATCAGGATATGTGTGGTCTTGTCAGCAACCCAATGGAGCATGGAGAAGCATCAAAACTCTCTCTTTATAGTGTAGCTGATTATACATGGAATCCATCTGATTATAACCCAATCGACAGCTGGGAGCGTGGCTTGGAGGTGATGATGCCACGTGCAAAGGAGGCTTACCGCACCTTCGCTATCCATTCTGCCGATACGGAGACAGGCTATCGTCGTGACGAATCTTGGGAAACAGAGACCTTCCGTTTAGCTGATTACACCAAGGAAAAGCGTGATAAACTCTATCAGGAGTTCGAACGTGTGGCTAAAGCACCTGCTGAGATTGAGGCTGGTTGCACTGATAATCTCTTGATGAAGGAGCTAAAGCCTTGGCTTACAGAGTTTGCTAAGTTAGGCGAACGTGGTAAGAACGCTATCGAATTGATGGATCTCTATCGTAGTGGTGACAACTTGAAGTTCTGGAGTAAGTATGTTAAGAGCCGTATGTCTGCAGAAGATAAGAAAGCTTACGAGGCTCATAAGTCGGGAACTATGAAGTTGCAGCCATTCTACGACTTCGCTATGGACGACCTCGGTGATGCTTTCTATGAGAAGCTTTCAGGCGAAAAGGCATTCACACTACGTGGTATCGGTTCTTATAAGAATCTTAAGACAACTCAAGCTGGTTTGATGTTCGATGGCGATAGCATAACACATTACACCTCTGGTGAAGCACAGAAGGCTGGTGACTGGATGGGTGTAGCCCTCCCTGAACCAATGTCTGTACGTGAAGTGCATATCCTTCAGGGGCGTAACTCTACTGATGATTGCGACTTCTACGACCATGCAGCACTTGAATATTCTGTTGACGGCAAGACATGGAATACCATGTTGGGCGATATGAAGAACCAGTATGACATTCTTTGGCAGGGCGAACCAGTGCAAGCACGTTATATTCGTTTGCGTCGTCTTGACTCAGACCGTAAGAACTGGGCTTCTATTCGTTCGTTCGTAGTGGTACCTGCTGGTGCAGCTTCGCTTGAGTTTGAGAATTCTAAGGCTGGAGCAAACGATGTTCTTCTTGCGTTCGACCATCAGCCTGGTACATCTTTCAAGAATACAGGTGCTGTTTCGTTCGAGGTACCAAGTGGTATGACTTCTTACACCTTCATGCTTTCATTGCCAGAGGGTGGTTCTGTTCGCGTTTGCCAGTATGATAAGCGTAACAAGCTGAAGGCTGAGTTCACTTCTAATGAGCCTTTCTTCACTGTTGATGTGGCAAAGAAAGTAACGCGTATGGAGTTGATTGGTAAGGCAGAAGTGTTCGAGATTATTCCGAAGAAGTAAGGTGTTGAGGAATTAGATTACTGTATTAAGTAATATAAATATTAAAATAACGAGAGGGTATAAAAGTGGAATTACTTTTTATACCCTCTCGTTTTACGTTATGACTTTTGGTTCTTCAGTTAAATGTGTGAACGCTTTTCGTATTGCTTTAACGGAAGAATCGAAGTTACTCATTAAACAAAAAACATGGCTAAGACAGTCAACTTTCTGTCCTCTTATCATCCTATGACATTGAAAATCATTTCTTTTTAGACTTCAAAAATATGTAGATAGAAGTTTGAAAAATCATTACATAATTTCAAAGAAAACATCTATAATTAACGGTAAAAACACATATAAGAAGCAGGTTTGCAATCAACAGAGAATCAATTAGTTACCAAATGGTAAAATAAAAGGTGCTTTATTGGACTTCAAAAGGGCGTTAGTAAGGGTCTTAAAGGGCATCTTTTGCAAGTCAATTGGGCGTCTTTTAGAAGCCAAAAGAGCATGTATTGGTTTTGAGCTGTGTGAAAATAGTTTACAAGATTCGGCTAATGAGGGAATAATCTGTTTGTATAAGACAGATATACATTGTAGCTAATTACACTTGTCATATAGTTTATTCCTCTTTATAAAACCAACTAATTGGGGGTAATCATTCCGTTTATGTGGATTAATCTCATTCTACTAAGAATCTGCGCATTAAACGGATGAACCTGATTTTTTGTATTTGATAGGTGATATAATATTGATTACCGATATTATTAATAGTGCGCCACCTTCTATAACCGTAGTTGTGTCTTTACTGTACAAGCCTATTATTATGGCGAGTGCAGACATCACGATATCAAAGATGTTTTGTGTTCTATTACCAGTAAATACTTTTAAAATGTCCTGTGTCTTACTTTTCGTACATCCCCAGATACAGAAAACAATCAATATAAGGGTAAAAGCAGATAGTATGTAAACAAGGCTGTCTTGTTGGATATGAGTTATTACCAAGCATAATATAATAACCATTCTCATAGCCCAAGGTAAGAAATAGATAGGTTTACTCATACTTTGAATCTTATAGTTTATGATTAAAAAGTTATTTGTTCCTTGCAAAGATAGTTGTTTTCATTTAAAAAGAAAGTAAGTGTGGGTGAAAAAAATAGGAAAATCGTTGTAAGATAATGATATAGTAGTTCTTGTTCCTTTTAAAATATTTACTTCTCTACTTATTCCCAAGGTAAGAACGAAAAGGAATTGACGGACAATGTGAGATTAAAAGTTGCTTGTTGAAAGACAACAAATAAATTACAATAGGGATAGGCGATGGCGTCTGTCCCTATTGTTTGTAATAGGTTCGAGTGAATGATAATCTAAGAAATGAGGTGATGAAGCCCGAATTCATTTCTTTACGTTAAAGGTTAACACTGAACCTTTCTTCAAGATAACCCTTCGATTGGAATTGTCACTAAACAATGGAATGTCCTTGGTGCAAGTCAACGTTAGGATTTCTCCGGTCTTAGTCTTCTTATATTGATGCCTTAAGTTTTTTATATGCGAATCACAGGCACCATCATAATCGTTTATATGATAATCTTCTTTATTGATAGTCAGATATAATACGTCTGCATAAGCATAGGTACTGTATTGTACGCTTACGCCGTTAAAATGAGCGTTATAAACCTTATAGGATTTGTCGCACACGTCATCTTCGTCAGGTTCAATAGTGAAGTCTGCTTTTGAAGCTTTCCCCTTGACAGCTATTGTCTTACCCGCAACGATATGGAGGTTGGCATAAGCGTTCATAGATAGCTCTATCTCGCTTTTACTGTTGTTGAATATTGACCTCAAAAAAGCTGGTCTGCTCTTGTAGTCCAGATTGTTATCTTGAGCATTGGCAACCATGCAGGACAATACAAGTAATAAGCTTAAAATAATCTTTTTCATTGCTTAATTCTTTAATATTGATACATTCATTCATTAGAATTCTGTGAATGTTTGAGTTCAATAAATGTTTTTCGTTACCTTTGTTTGCGAATAGTAGCTGTTTTGTTGCTGTTCTTATAAAGTAGCATTGATATCGCTGCAAATGTAGATAATAGTTTTTAAATAAACAAACGTTGGATAGATTTTAGATAGGTTGACTTAGTTTTCGGTACTTTCTAACAACAAGTTGCCTCCATTTTGGTAACATACAGCAAGATATTTAGCCTTCCGCACCATTGGTGCTAACGCTCCGCACCATTGGTGCTTACCAATCGCACGGTACGTGCTGAGTACTAACACATCGGCTAAAGATGGGAAGAGAGGGTCTTAATAACACATAGTAATATGCTAATAGATCACTAATATGGGAAGGGTATATCAGCCATTACTAATCTTTTTGCTCCACTTCACTGATGAATTAAAATAACTATACAACACCGAAAGTTTTTGTTTAACTTTCGAGGTTTGTGCGTCTTCTAAAACTATCCTCATTTATTAGGATAGGCTAAGCCTCCTTATTTTAAGTCTAAATACTATACATTTTGTTTAAAATACTTTGATAAATCATTAAAATATAGTATTTTTGCAACGCATTATGTATGTACTCATACCAACATCTTGGTATCTAATTTAATGAACAATAATTACGAGAGGGAGGCTGAATACAGTCTTCTCGCTACATTCATTTAGGAATAATAATTCTAACAATTTAAATATTTAAAATCAAAACATTTATGTGGTTAATCAATTCATCTATTGGTAGAAAGGTGATTATGTCAGTTACTGGCATGGCCCTGATCCTATTCATGACGTTCCACTGCTGTATGAATCTTGTTGCGCTCTTCTCAGGAGAGGCTTACAACATGATTTGTGAGCTGTTGGGTGCCAACTGGTATGCAGTAGCAGCTACTGCTGGTCTTGGTGCATTGGCAGTTTGTCACATTGTTTATGCGTTCATCCTTACAGCGCAGAACCGCCGTGCACGTGGTGACAATCGTTATGCTGTTACAGAGAAGCCTGCAACTGTAGAGTGGGCAAGCCAGAACATGCTTGTTCTCGGTCTCATCGTGTTGCTCGGTCTTGGACTTCACTTCTTTAACTTCTGGTACAACATGATGTTTGCAGAGCTTACAGGTATGCATGTTCAGATTCCACCAAGTCATGGTTTTGAGTACATCCAGGTAACATTTGCTAATTCAGTTTACGTAGTTCTCTATGTTATTTGGATTGTAGCATTGTGGTTCCACCTCTCTCACGGTTTCTGGAGTGCTATGCAAACAGTTGGTGTCAACGGTAAAGTATGGTTCAACCGTTGGAAGACCATTGGTAACATTTATGTTACGCTGTTGATGCTTTGCTTCCTCATTGTAGTGCTTGCATTTGCTTTCCATTGTGCACCAAGCCTTTGCTGTGCTGCATAATTAAGTATCTAAGTTGAAAATTTAATTCAAAACAATCATGACAAAGATATTAGATTCCAAAATACCAGCAGGTCCTGTAGCCGAGAAGTGGACTAACTACAAGGCACATCAGCGTTTGGTTAACCCAAAGAATAAACTGAAACTGGATGTTATCGTTGTTGGTACAGGTCTGGCTGGTGCCAGTGCTGCCGCTTCTCTCGGTGAGATGGGCTTCAACGTATATAACTTCTGCATCCAAGACTCACCACGTCGTGCACACTCTATCGCTGCACAGGGTGGTATCAATGCTGCAAAGAACTATCAGAATGATGGTGACTCAGTTTACCGTCTTTTCTACGATACAGTAAAGGGTGGTGACTATCGTGCTCGTGAGGCTAACGTTTATCGTTTGGCTGAGGTTTCAAACGACATCATCGATCAGTGCGTTGCACAGGGAGTTCCATTCGCTCGTGAGTATGGTGGTATGCTTGCTAACCGTTCTTTCGGTGGTGCACAGGTAAGCCGTACTTTCTATGCAAAGGGTCAGACCGGTCAGCAGTTGTTGCTCGGTGCTTACTCTTCATTGAGTGCACAGGTTGCTACAGGTAAGGTAAAGCTCTATACTCGTTATGAGATGGAGGACGTAGTTATCGTTGACGGTCACGCTCGTGGTATCATTGCTAAGAACCTTGTGACTGGTAAATTAGAGCGTTTCACAGCTAATGCTGTTGTTATCGCTACTGGTGGTTATGGTAACGCATACTTCCTTTCAACCAACGCTATGGGTTGTAACTGTACAGCCGCTATCCAGTGCTACCGTAAGGGTGCTTACATGGCTAACCCTTCTTACGTTCAGATTCACCCAACTTGTATCCCTGTACACGGCGACAAGCAGTCTAAGCTGACCCTTATGTCAGAGTCTCTGCGTAATGATGGCCGTATCTGGGTTCCTAAGAAGCTCGAAGATGCAAAGGCATTGCAGGCAGGAACAAAGAAGGGATCTGATATTCCAGAGGAAGATCGCGACTATTACTTGGAGCGTCGTTACCCAGCATTCGGTAACCTCGTACCTCGTGACGTTGCATCACGTGCTGCTAAGGAGCGTTGCGACCATGGTTTCGGTGTTAACAACACTGGTCTTGCTGTGTTCCTCGACTTCTCTGAGTCTATCAACCGCCTTGGTATCGATACAATTCTTCAGCGTTATGGTAACCTCTTCGATATGTATGAGGAGATTACAGACGTTAATCCAGGCGAACTCGCTAATGAGATTAACGGCGTGAAGTACTATAATCCAATGATGATCTTCCCTGCTATCCACTACACAATGGGTGGTATCTGGGTTGACTATGAGCTGATGACAACCGTTCCTGGTCTGTTTGCTATTGGTGAGTGTAACTTCTCTGACCATGGTGCTAACCGTCTTGGTGCTTCTGCTTTGATGCAGGGTCTTGCTGATGGTTACTTCGTATTGCCATATACTATTCAGAACTACCTTGCTGATCAGGCACTCTGGGCAAAGGTTCCAACCGACCGTCCTGAGTTTGATGAGGCAGATAAGGCTGTTATGGCTGAGACAGATCGTTTGATGGGTATTCAGGGTAAGCGTTCTGTTGACTCTCTCCACAAGGAGCTTGGTCATATCATGTGGGAGTATGTAGGTATGGGTCGTACCAAGGAAGGTCTTGAGGAAGGTCTTAAGCAGTTGAAGGCTCTCCGCGAGGAATTCAACTCTAATCTCTTTATTCCAGGTAAGAAGGAAGGCTTGAACGTCGAACTTGATAAGGCAATTCACCTCCGTGACTTCATCCTTATGGGTGAGCTCGTAGCTTATGATGCATTGCATCGTGAGGAGAGTTGTGGTGGTCACTTCCGTGAGGAGCACCAGACAGAGGAAGGTGAGGCTAAGCGTGACGACGAGAACTTCTTCTATGTTGGCTGTTGGGAGTATCAGGGTGATGACACCAAGAGCCCAGAGCTTATCAAGGAACCTCTCGAGTATGAGGCAATCAAGGTACAAACACGTAATTATAAAAACTAGTTGACGAGTTGACGGGAGGACAAGTTGACAAGTTGTTAGCTTGTTCTGCCTTAAACATATTCCATTAGTATAATACAGACAATATACAAGATGTAATACAAACAAGGTCGATGAATACTCACAAGGATTTGATCGTCTGGCAGAAAGCAATGGAACTTGTCTTAGAAGTATATAAGGCAACAAAGACATATCCACGGGAAGAATTATTTGGATTAGCTTCCCAAATGCGTAGAGCCGTTGTATCAATTCCCTCGAACATAGCAGAAGGCTATGGCAGAATCCATACTCGTGAAACTGAGAGATTCCTTAGTATAGCATTAGGTTCTGCGTGTGAGTTAGAAACTCAATTGATTCTATCGAAAGACTTAGGGTATATCTCGACAGAACTTGCACAGCAACTATGCGATAAGACCCAAGGCATAATTAGGATGCTAACGTCTTTGATTAAGACTCTGAACAAATAACTTGTTTACTTCACAACTTGTTTACTTGTCAACTAAAACATAACACAATGGCAAAGAATATATCATTCACAATTAAGTATTGGAAGCAGAATGGTCCACAGGATCAGGGTCATTTCGATACACATGAGATGAAGAATATCCCAGATGACACCTCATTCCTTGAGATGCTTGACATCCTTAATGAGGAGTTGATTGCTGCTGGTGATGAACCATTCGTCTTCGATCACGACTGCCGCGAGGGTATTTGCGGTATGTGTTCACTCTATATCAATGGTACTCCACATGGTAAGACTGAGCGTGGTGCAACAACCTGTCAGCTTTATATGCGCCGTTTCAACGATGGTGATGTTATCACTGTTGAGCCATGGCGTTCAGCTGGTTTCCCAGTAATCAAGGACTGTATGGTAGACCGTACAGCATTCGATAAGATTATTCAGGCTGGTGGTTACACATCAATCCGTACTGGTCAGGCACAGGATGCTAACGCTATTCTTATCTCTAAGGACAATGCTGATGAGGCTATGGACTGTGCAACATGTATCGGTTGTGGTGCTTGTGTAGCTGCATGTAAGAATGGTTCTGCTATGCTCTTCGTTTCATCTAAGGTTAGCCAGTTGGCTCTCTTGCCACAGGGTAAGCCTGAGGCTGCTAAGCGTGCTAAGGCAATGGTTGCTAAGATGGATGAAGTTGGCTTCGGTAACTGTACTAACACACGTGCTTGCGAGGCTGTTTGTCCTAAGAACGAGAAGATTGCTAACATCGCTCGTTTGAACCGTGAGTTCATCAAGGCAAAGTTTGCTGATTAATCATAAGCAACAGGTAGTAGCCCTATAGACTACTACCAAGCTTATTCAATCATAGGAAATCCCATAGCTCTGATATATGAGTTATGGGATTTTTGTTTATATGTCCCAGTTAAGTTAGTATACGATACTTTATGATTTGAACCTCTTTTATATCCTTTGACCTTTGAGGTTTGACCTTTGAACTTTATGATTTTACTTTCACCGACTACGAATTACGCTAATTACTCGAATCCTTATCGCAACGTAATTCGTTTAATCAGTAGTCACAGATCGATAGTTTACGAGTTTAGAAGTTGATGAGTAGACTTATTATTTGTATCGATAAATAACAGCTAATTTAATAGATAAGGATTTGAAAAATAATTACATTGTATCGAGTAAAACCTCTATAAATAACGAAAAAAACACATATAAAAAGAAAGTTTGCAATCAACAGAGAATCAATTAGTTATCAAGTAGTAAAATAAAAGGTGCTTAATTGGACTTCAAAAGGGCGTTAGTTAGCCTTCAAAAGGGCACCTTTTGCAAGTCAATTAGGCGTCTTTTAGAAGCTAAAAGAGCATGTCTTGATTTTGAGTTATTGGAAAATTATTTACAAATATCGGCAGTGTGGAAGTATGCTGTTTGTAGAAGACGGATAGAAATCATATCAATTCGCATCTTATCTTGTATTTTATCCCTCTTTGTAAGACCATCTAATTTGGGAAAATCATACCATACAGGTATATAAGTCATTATTTTATTTTAATCTATTTATTTAATGTAGGAAGCTATTATCTTTGTGAAAGTAGTTCTGAAAGTACATGTTATGTCGCTGTAAGAGAATTGTTAAGCATAGAATAAGACATGCTTTGATGCCTATAAAGAAGACATTTTGAAGTGGGGTAGAACGGCTTGTAGCCATCGTGACACGAGAATAAAGTATCGAAAGTAATAGAGTTAATGCTTTTCCTCTTATTCTTCTTTTACTCTTTTTCCCTTTCAAAGCTATGCTTCAGCATTTTACCTTTTTACTCTTTTACCCTTGAATATCTGTCTTATCTCGTTTTTTTTTACTACTTTTGTACACAAAAGACGTAAAGACAATTAAAACCTACGAATATCAATGAGTGAGAACAAACTTTCCACTAACGAACAGGCACAGACTGCCGATGCTCCAGTAAAGGTCAGTTATACTGAATATAAAGTTATTCCATCACAGGGATATTGTATGATTGTGAAGTGTCGTAAGGGCGACCAGGCAGTCGTATTGAAGACTCTAAAGGAAGAATACCGTGAGCGTGTGTTGCTTCGTAATGCATTGAAGCGTGAGTTTAAACAGTGCCAACGACTCAATCACTCTGGTATTGTTCGCTATCAAGGGTTGGTTGAGGTTGATGGTTACGGACTTTGTATAGAGGAAGAGTATGTTGAAGGACGTACTTTACAGGCTTATCTCAAGGAAAATCATACTGACGATGAGAAGATAGCAATTATCAATCAGATTGCTGATGCACTGCGTTATGCGCATCAGCAAGGGATCATTCATCGTAATTTGAAGCCTTCAAATGTGCTTGTTACAACACAGGGTGACTATGTAAAACTCATTGATTTCAGTGTTCTTTCACCTGAAGATGTTAAGCCAACAGCTGATACAATACGCTT
Protein-coding regions in this window:
- a CDS encoding transporter, whose product is MAQDTEDFSPDAPGATTGVDIMKPGKIDWETGIVLEWDRRNGGHARTFTINTSLFRLGLTPQAEVRLQIDECITHTPEGNFGGIANAAIGTKIKVYEGGKVIPKVSFMGTILIPGGSNAHYLPKHVGIQAHLLFENELSSKFTLGYDLGGEWDGDTESPDLFFGANLTYQPTDKWSFFVESYNRYNSKRQDDWAKPGHDSHFNFMSEVGMDYKVSPRLHLNTYYDISFNEFSRYSNIGLGITWLLN
- a CDS encoding MFS transporter, whose translation is MFGDNNQHMKLNNTIEEGNEERTALGILLTISFCHLLDDTMHSMLPAIYPMLKDEFGLSFFQVGIITLVLQLTSSIIQPFVGLYADKHHGWWQLPVSMVFTLIGIFMLSYADSFLVILLSVSLFGLGSSIFHPQGSQVAQQASGGRNGLAQSIFQVGGNGGFAAGPLFAALIVIPVGLSGVRWFAFIALLLAVILIYIGKWHVKQLKVVRKRSRARWTTAKAYTRNQIYGFVFILFVLMFSKNFYTESMVSYFTFFLIEKFGVSIQTSQFCLFVFLAAEVVGTLLGGWIGDRYGRKYVIWFSIFGAAPFTIMLPYVGSLAGTIILSAIIGLIIASAFSAILVYATDLMPNHIGTIAGIFYGLSFGLGGLGSTFFGWLADQTSILFVFKVSTLLPLLGIIAVYLPKMKRE
- a CDS encoding beta-N-acetylglucosaminidase domain-containing protein, which produces MKQKKLLVTFALGMCALTAAHAQDNDFDLGSQRSEVQLVNPVPGKKIDHQGLVINPTPRYVKLTGEGTVDISGGVKLDQPQPARKQSWDYWTDLNFLSRADKGLPMKIQLVKIPVLLKDGEQSGADVDGAYTLRITKKGITLLADYDLGVFYGIQTLRQIMENPSVEGGKKLPCLEINDAPVFAYRGVVEGFYGTPWSHAVRLSLIDFYGKYKMNTYIYGPKDDPYHSSPNWRLPYPENEMKDIKELVAACKKNRVDFVWAIHPGKDIKWNEEDYQNLMHKLDLMYQAGVKSFAIFFDDISGEGTNPNRQVELLNRLTKEFVKAKGDVAPLIICPTDYSKLWAKADENGPLSIYGKTLDPSVRVFWTGDVVCSDVTKSTLDWVDSRIKRPAFFWWNYAVTDYVRNIVLQGPVYGLETSLTDQDMCGLVSNPMEHGEASKLSLYSVADYTWNPSDYNPIDSWERGLEVMMPRAKEAYRTFAIHSADTETGYRRDESWETETFRLADYTKEKRDKLYQEFERVAKAPAEIEAGCTDNLLMKELKPWLTEFAKLGERGKNAIELMDLYRSGDNLKFWSKYVKSRMSAEDKKAYEAHKSGTMKLQPFYDFAMDDLGDAFYEKLSGEKAFTLRGIGSYKNLKTTQAGLMFDGDSITHYTSGEAQKAGDWMGVALPEPMSVREVHILQGRNSTDDCDFYDHAALEYSVDGKTWNTMLGDMKNQYDILWQGEPVQARYIRLRRLDSDRKNWASIRSFVVVPAGAASLEFENSKAGANDVLLAFDHQPGTSFKNTGAVSFEVPSGMTSYTFMLSLPEGGSVRVCQYDKRNKLKAEFTSNEPFFTVDVAKKVTRMELIGKAEVFEIIPKK
- a CDS encoding succinate dehydrogenase/fumarate reductase cytochrome b subunit, giving the protein MWLINSSIGRKVIMSVTGMALILFMTFHCCMNLVALFSGEAYNMICELLGANWYAVAATAGLGALAVCHIVYAFILTAQNRRARGDNRYAVTEKPATVEWASQNMLVLGLIVLLGLGLHFFNFWYNMMFAELTGMHVQIPPSHGFEYIQVTFANSVYVVLYVIWIVALWFHLSHGFWSAMQTVGVNGKVWFNRWKTIGNIYVTLLMLCFLIVVLAFAFHCAPSLCCAA